A single genomic interval of Paralichthys olivaceus isolate ysfri-2021 chromosome 7, ASM2471397v2, whole genome shotgun sequence harbors:
- the dusp8a gene encoding dual specificity protein phosphatase 8 isoform X2, whose protein sequence is MPLDVVIAPAEDCFWPDLQDTDMRLKIRVRRMKEGRELRGGFAAFSSCFPGLCEVKPATALPMSLSQPCLPVANVGPTRILPHLYLGSQKDVLNKELMVQNGITYVLNASNTCPKPDFISESHFMRIPVNDNYCEKLLPWLDKTNEFIDKAKVSNCRVIVHCLAGISRSATIAIAYIMKTMGLSSDDAYRFVKDRRPSISPNFNFLGQLLEFEKGLQLLQALTSTPDDKISENGTKQNSEVKGVNTGFEMNGHHSNYDSSVAEPHIPAEPKLPSPTSLQQGFNGLHLSAERIMDTNRLKRSFSLDIKSVYSPNSPRCPSLAPTHSEDVPKLCKLDSPGTGTSNGVCSQSPVLDSPSSSDSPFPSPGCGGSIGGLGFGGSEVHRSSSSSSRPRRKAKHSSSSSPVHSQPHQPPQSLSLSLDHKNPTLDENIKGSLLLSLPSLPTVGSGAMWTKHRDTVQATTPVTPVTPTTDAPWHFGAEVGGEREMELGGGGGGGESSVRFGSSSAYVAFGCSEGVRLRDKSQREKPSPPQTQRDHRESTSSSTVSNSSNNSGAASEKQFKRRSCQMEFEEGISETRSREELGKIGKQSSFSGSMEIIEVS, encoded by the exons ATGCCTCTGGATGTGGTGATTGCCCCAGCAGAGGACTGCTTTTGGCCGGACCTACAAGACACAGACATGAGGCTGAAGATCAGGGTTCGCCGAatgaaagaggggagagagctACGAG gaggttttGCTGCTTTCTCCTCATGTTTCCCCGGCCTGTGTGAAGTGAAGCCTGCCACTGCTCTGCCTATGAGCTTGTCCCAGCCCTGCTTGCCTGTGGCTAATGTAGGGCCCACTCGAATCCTGCCACACCTCTACCTGGGCTCACAGAAGGACGTCCTCAACAAG GAGCTGATGGTTCAGAATGGTATCACCTATGTGCTGAATGCCAGCAACACCTGCCCCAAGCCAGACTTCATCAGTGAGAGCCACTTCATGCGAATCCCAGTAAACGACAACTACTGTGAGAAACTGCTTCCCTGGCTGGACAAAACTAATGAATTCATAG ACAAAGCTAAGGTGTCAAACTGCAGAGTCATTGTGCACTGCCTGGCTGGAATCTCACGTTCAGCAACCATCGCCATTGCATACATCATGAAGACAATGGGCTTGTCATCAGACGATGCCTACAG GTTTGTAAAGGACCGGAGACCGTCAATATCCCCCAACTTCAACTTCCTTGGTCAGCTGCTGGAGTTTGAGAAGGGCCTGCAATTACTCCAAGCTTTAACTTCCACCCCTGACGACAAAATCTCCGAAAACGGCACTAAGCAAAATTCAGAGGTTAAAGGAGTTAACACAGGTTTTGAAATGAACGGTCACCACAGCAACTATGACTCATCAGTGGCAGAGCCACACATCCCAGCAGAGCCCAAGCTACCGTCACCCACCTCCCTCCAGCAAGGCTTCAACGGCCTGCACCTCTCTGCAGAAAGGATCATGGACACTAACCGGCTCAAACGCTCCTTCTCCCTGGACATTAAATCTGTCTACTCCCCCAACAGTCCCCGCTGCCCTAGCCTGGCCCCCACACACTCTGAAGACGTCCCTAAGCTGTGTAAGCTTGACAGCCCAGGAACAGGCACTTCCAACGGTGTCTGCTCCCAGTCGCCCGTCCTAGACAGCCCCAGCTCCTCTGATTCACCATTCCCCTCACCCGGCTGTGGGGGCAGCATCGGAGGCTTGGGGTTCGGAGGAAGTGAAGTCCATCGGTCGAGTTCTTCCTCATCCAGACCCAGAAGAAAAGCTAAGCACAGCTCCAGCAGTTCACCGGTCCACTCCCAACCACACCAACCTCCTCAATCCCTCAGCTTGTCGCTGGACCACAAGAATCCCACCCTGGACGAGAACATAAAGGGCTCCCTGCTCCTCTCACTACCATCCCTGCCAACTGTGGGGTCTGGGGCCATGTGgaccaaacacagagacactgtccaGGCCACCACTCCTGTCACGCCTGTTACCCCCACCACAGATGCCCCCTGGCATTTTGGGGCAGAGGTGGGCGGTGAGCGAGAGATGGAGCTGGGaggtggcggaggaggaggagagtcgTCGGTGAGGTTTGGGAGCAGCTCGGCGTATGTTGCGTTTGGGTGTAGCGAAGGCGTGCGGTTACGAGACAAATCCCAGAGGGAGAAGCCCTCACcgccacagacacaaagagaccaCCGGGAGTCCACGTCGTCGTCCACCGTGTCCAACAGCTCGAACAACAGCGGAGCTGCGTCAGAGAAGCAGTTCAAGCGACGCAGCTGTCAGATGGAGTTCGAGGAGGGCATCTCTGAGACACGGTCCAGAGAAGAGCTGGGGAAGATTGGGAAACAGTCAAGCTTCTCTGGAAGTATGGAGATCATCGAGGTATCCTGA